The following proteins come from a genomic window of Verrucomicrobiales bacterium:
- a CDS encoding TIM barrel protein: MKLNRRDFLQTSASATALALVSGAASSLAADTASAKKRDIRKAIMFGTVGIKGSVLQKMQAVKDAGFEGVEPMSHMDQDEVVKALEATGLKAASVCCGTHWNQTLTHDSLNIREKGIEGLKQSLRDAKRYDCGSVLLVPGVVNKQVTYSVAWTRSLESIRKAIPLAEELQVKISIENVWNNFLMSPLEAARFVDELNSPWVGWHFDIGNVIHYGWPEQWVQALGKRINRLHIKEFSRAKADKEGRYAGFGAKFLEGDNDWPTVMKALDGIGYSGWGIAEQGGGDSPEGLKDLAQRMDKIFAS, from the coding sequence ATGAAACTCAACCGTCGAGACTTCCTTCAGACATCCGCCTCGGCCACGGCCCTGGCCCTGGTCTCGGGGGCCGCCTCCAGCCTGGCTGCCGACACGGCTTCGGCGAAGAAACGCGATATCCGCAAGGCCATCATGTTTGGGACGGTGGGGATCAAGGGATCGGTCCTTCAAAAAATGCAGGCGGTGAAGGACGCCGGATTCGAAGGCGTAGAGCCCATGAGTCACATGGATCAGGATGAAGTGGTCAAGGCGCTCGAGGCCACCGGACTCAAGGCCGCCAGCGTTTGCTGCGGCACGCACTGGAATCAGACGCTCACTCACGACAGCCTCAACATCCGTGAAAAAGGCATCGAGGGCCTCAAACAGTCTCTGCGGGATGCCAAGCGCTACGACTGCGGTTCCGTGCTGTTGGTCCCCGGAGTCGTGAACAAGCAGGTCACCTATTCGGTGGCTTGGACCCGATCCCTGGAAAGCATCCGCAAAGCGATTCCTTTGGCGGAAGAACTCCAGGTGAAGATCTCCATTGAGAACGTTTGGAATAATTTTCTGATGAGTCCCTTGGAGGCGGCGCGGTTCGTCGACGAACTCAACAGCCCGTGGGTGGGTTGGCATTTTGACATCGGGAATGTCATCCACTACGGATGGCCCGAGCAGTGGGTGCAAGCGCTCGGAAAGCGGATCAACCGACTTCACATTAAAGAATTCAGCCGCGCCAAGGCCGATAAAGAAGGCCGCTATGCGGGCTTCGGGGCCAAGTTCCTCGAAGGGGACAACGATTGGCCAACTGTCATGAAAGCCTTGGATGGCATCGGCTACAGCGGCTGGGGCATCGCCGAGCAAGGCGGTGGCGATTCTCCTGAAGGCCTGAAAGATCTGGCTCAACGGATGGACAAGATCTTCGCCAGCTAG
- a CDS encoding Gfo/Idh/MocA family oxidoreductase yields the protein MSNDAPSGVSRRGFLKTSSSAALASSIVMPFILTSKTKAASPGDTLKVGLVGCGGRGTGAAAQALRSDGNVQLTAMGDVFKSQVDGSLAALKKDIDPAKIKVDPDHQFEGLDAYKKVIDSGVDVVLLTSPPGFRPLHFKYAVEAGKHIFTEKPMASDAVGVHSIMESVEVAKQKNLAVVAGFCWRYDYARRAFYEQVHQGTLGDIRAIYATYLTSPVKPMPQASTRPAGMGDIEWQIRNWYNFVWLSGDGLVEQAIHSVDKIAWAMKDEPPLKCTAVGGRSSPAHGGNIYDHIQVNYEWENGVRAFMAQRQISNCSSENNDYIMGSKGFGYITGRGLYMTGENPWKYTGPKNDMYQTEHDELFASIRAGKPLNDGVRMARSTLLGIMGRMAAYTGAEVTWEMMLNSKEKLVPDPIDLNMAFEAPPRAIPGKTAFV from the coding sequence ATGAGCAACGATGCACCTAGCGGCGTTTCCAGACGCGGCTTCCTGAAAACTTCCTCCTCCGCGGCCTTGGCCTCCTCGATTGTCATGCCGTTCATCCTGACCTCCAAGACCAAGGCGGCCTCTCCCGGGGATACTTTGAAGGTCGGTCTGGTCGGTTGCGGTGGGCGCGGAACCGGCGCGGCCGCCCAAGCTCTTCGCAGCGATGGCAACGTGCAACTGACCGCGATGGGAGATGTCTTCAAAAGCCAGGTGGACGGTAGCCTGGCCGCCCTCAAGAAGGACATTGACCCGGCCAAGATCAAGGTGGATCCCGACCACCAGTTCGAGGGCCTGGATGCCTACAAAAAGGTCATCGATAGCGGAGTGGATGTCGTCCTGCTCACCTCGCCTCCCGGCTTCCGCCCTCTCCACTTCAAATATGCCGTCGAAGCAGGCAAACACATTTTTACGGAAAAACCCATGGCGTCGGACGCCGTGGGAGTGCATTCCATCATGGAATCCGTCGAAGTTGCCAAGCAGAAGAACCTGGCCGTGGTGGCCGGCTTCTGCTGGCGCTATGATTATGCGCGTCGGGCGTTCTACGAACAGGTGCACCAAGGCACATTGGGCGATATTCGCGCCATCTATGCCACCTACCTGACCAGCCCGGTCAAGCCCATGCCCCAGGCCTCCACCCGCCCCGCCGGAATGGGGGATATCGAATGGCAGATTCGTAACTGGTACAATTTCGTCTGGCTGTCGGGAGACGGGTTGGTGGAGCAAGCCATCCACAGCGTGGACAAGATCGCCTGGGCGATGAAGGACGAACCCCCGCTAAAGTGCACCGCTGTCGGAGGACGATCATCCCCGGCGCATGGCGGCAATATCTACGATCACATCCAGGTAAACTACGAGTGGGAAAACGGTGTCCGAGCCTTTATGGCCCAGCGGCAGATCTCCAACTGCTCGTCGGAGAACAACGACTATATCATGGGCTCCAAGGGTTTTGGTTACATCACCGGCCGCGGTCTCTACATGACCGGCGAGAATCCCTGGAAGTACACGGGCCCCAAGAATGACATGTACCAAACCGAGCACGACGAGTTGTTTGCCTCGATTCGCGCCGGCAAGCCGCTCAATGACGGCGTGCGCATGGCCCGGAGCACGCTCCTGGGCATCATGGGCCGCATGGCCGCCTACACAGGAGCCGAAGTCACGTGGGAGATGATGCTGAACTCCAAGGAGAAGCTCGTCCCCGACCCGATTGACCTCAACATGGCTTTCGAGGCGCCGCCACGGGCTATTCCCGGCAAAACGGCCTTTGTCTAG